The Syngnathoides biaculeatus isolate LvHL_M chromosome 16, ASM1980259v1, whole genome shotgun sequence DNA segment ATCCAGCTTGCAGAGCCAGCCGACCTGGAGGCGATCCAATCCGAGCCCTCCGAGCATGCCCCGCAGTCCCTCTCTAGCATAGGGGAGGGCCTGGACTGCCAAGTGATGGTCAGGCCTCGCCCGGAGCCAATTGCACCCAAGGAAGTAGAGCACAGAGATGAGAGGAGCATCATCAAGGGGGTCCTGGACCacagggaggaggtggaggcaGCAGTGGCGACGGTAGCCAACTACGTATCAACGGAGAATGAGGTGGAGGAACAGGGGGCTGCCGAGGAAGACGTGCTTGTCTGCCCCCCTGCTGACAGCCCGGTGTGCGAGGCCGCTTCCTGCCCAGTGCCCCTTTGCGCCGAGGAACCTGAAAGGTCAGAGACCGTCATCACCttggaggatgatgatgacgacgatgatgagcCCATGGATGAGGAGAGCCAGTTGGAGCATGTTATGTCAGAAGAGCAGAAGCCAGCACCGGGCACCATCGCAGAGCTCAACCCGACATCCCCGGCAGCCCTTGAGGAGCAGTCTGGATCCACAGAAGAAGTCAAGGACAGCAAGCAAGAGCAGGCCGCCGACAACGCATCGATGGATATGGTTTGTCTTTCCCCTGCCGGAGCGTCTGTCCCGAGCCCAAGACAGGCGAGTGCTGCcgaatcccagaaacctctcgtCCCCTGCTACTGGAGCCTTGAGCTGCTCATCGCGGCGGCCTTTTGCACAGACATACCCCCGTTTCCCATGCTTCCTTCGAACACGCCATCGGTCGGCCCATCGCGGCCCAAGCCCTGCCAGGGTATGGAGCTTCTCAGTGAAGTGGCCGACCTCGAGTTGCAACAGAAAAGGCACAGCAATGGGGAAAGCAAAGGTAAGAAAGCAATTCTTCTCGTAGCCATTAACACACCCCAATCAGTAGAATCCTCTTTTCCCTCTGAGACCGCCTCCCACTTCCCCCTCAGGGCGAGAGCCTGTGTTGCTCTGCGCTGCCTCCTAGATTCTTCTCTCTTCTTCTCCAGCTCTGGATCCTCTGGTGAACTCTCCCTAGGGAGGTCCTCTCCATACCTGCTTGCTGTTCCTTTCTTTGGTGCGCTAAAGGCAGTTTTTATTTCCTAAAAGTCTTCTGACTCAGTGCAAAGGCCTCTGGAGGGAGAGAGAAGAAAGTAGTAGGACAGGGTTGAGCGCTGTCAGAGAGGATGTTCACCTCTCTCTTTCCCTTACATACCTTCCTTGGGGAAGGGCATCATTATTTGAGCGACACATGCGCATGCGTATGTTCCAGGCACCGGGCTAGTTACATTACCACTGAAAATGGGAGTCACAAGTACAGAATATGCAcacagatatacagtacattgttttACAGTAAAAGAAACTCAACGATTGTTGCGGCACTtccccacacgcacacaacaccACAGAGTGTGTGTTCACGTCAATGTTTCCAGCACCCTGGAGCATTGCCTTGCTAATTAGAACCCATTGTTTGAAAGTGGCTTTAAAAGCTTCCTTGTTTTCCAAAGTGCCATGTGTTTTTATATCATTCGCGCAAAGGATGTTTTGAGTTTACCACAGCGTCCTAATGCATTTAACAGCTCCCAAAAGGGACTtctatttccaaaaaaaaaaatggtttcatctACTCGTTCCAGAGTCAGTGATGCGCTCGTGACGTGACCGCCGTTGACAGCTCAGGGAAGTGGCGTGTTGTTTCAAAGTCACAGCAATAGTCCGTATCAAAATGAGTGCCGAAACAAGGGGGACAACAAAGACAATTCATTAGTCTTGAAAATTTCACGCAAGCCGTAATGCAATCCTCTGATGTTCTTTCCCCGCTCTCATTGCTGAAAGCTTGGTAAAGATCGCGAGCCGCGTATCAAAATCTCGGGAAATGGTTTCTGGTCATTTGTTACCTCAACAAATGCGCAGCGATGGCCTTCGAATGCTCCGACTATAAAGACACGTACTGGCTCGCTTTGGCCGTGGTGGGAATTTTCCCCATCCGGCGGGGGTTAACGCCTGTGTGTCAAGTTTTACCTTCACTCACTTCTCCCAGCCTGTCCGACAAGTACGTTATGTGTAACCCCGAGTCGCCCAGTATCTGTAGTTTGACTGCGGGATGCGACATCACTCTGTGAAAGCGCAGAGTTGTGGCGACAGCAGGATAGACGTAAAAGGCAAAAGGCGGATAAATGCTATGTTACGGCTATCATGCGGTAATTGTATGAGACACGTCAAGCCCCTTTCACACTACCTGTCAAGGCAGTCGTCGGTTTTCCCTGCTCTTTATCATCGAGTTGTTCGCCGTGAAAGGTACCGCTATGGAATGGGGGTGGCCCAATCGTTTGAGGTTTAACAGCGACACTGAAGTGCCTGAGCGTATTGGAATTCCACAAGGCCGGTAGTATTTTATACTTTAGACCACACCAACGCACATCTATTTGATTATGGTCTGCTGAGTGTTATAGTCGTGGCAATATCCCACCTTGCTGGATTTTGTTTAAGAGGTGCCAGGTGTGTTGATCTTGCAATTTCGCGGGATCTCTTTACGAAAGAACCACCGAccgcatctttttcttttccgacAGAGGAAGAGGCGCTGATGTTCGACCTTCACAGCCTCGCAACTCTGGCGACAGCCCGATCACTGGAGACGAGTTCACAGGGAGGCGACAGTGCGCGTTTGGGTCGACAATACTCAGCCCGCAAGACCGTCAACTTGCGTCGAAAATGCAGCTGGACACCGCGCAACGAACCAGtaagaaaacatttggaaaattggTGCTAAGATCTTTTCTTTTGGTTTCATTCGCAAAAATAGCAAAGAAACAATGGACACTTAACAGGTGTGCCAAGCTAAAGGCAGTATGGAAACGATGGACGGCCCTGAGCTTGAAATGCGTGTCAAGTTGGCTGAGCTTCAGCGTCACTACAAAGAAAAGCAGAGGGAGCTGGCTAAGCTACAGAGGAAACACGATCACCAGTAAGTGAGACTTCCGGACCATTTATACGCATTTGGAGTGTACACCAGCATGATTTTTTTCGACACGCGCTCAAACAGAAAAGAAGAAACGCCACGTAGCCCAGCACGGAGAGGACCGGGACGACCCAGGAAGAAGAAGCCCATCCTCCCCACAAGCTCGGCGTCGTCCGAGGGCCAAAGAAAAGTCAAGTATGCATAACACCGCCATCATCACATACAGGGCTGCCTTTcattggcattaaaaaaaaaaaacccataataTTTCATAATTAGAGTACTGTGAACTCCTTAACAATCTTGCCCCACAGAAGGAACGTGGCACGACAATATCATCATCATTGGTCCAAAGAGTCAATGTGGGTCCCGAAGGTGTTCAGTACAACAGTCTTAAGAAAATGTCTGCAAATATTTTAGATGCAAGGAAAATTGAACAtagtttaaaaagacaaagagaaGAGGACTGCTTCAAATGAAGGTCCGTGTTGCCTCAAATAGTGCCCCAATTGATCGCTGGGCATGAAAATTGAGAGAATTTCACCTAAAGAAAACAATATCTCGACCACCGTGTTGCAGTAGACAGTAGAGAGCTAAAGTTTGAAGAAGATTTTAAAGCGAACGTGCTGCTTTATGCGGCATGGAGGATTCCGGACCAAAAGCTTCTTTTTGTGGTTTCTGGGAAACAACAGAGCCCTGAGCTGCCCTTCTCCAATGTCACCTCAACTCTTCGTTCAACCGTGTACCCTTGCCCCCTTGCCCACCCAGCGCTGATGCAAAGGGAAGGGGGGACGCTGATGCCGGGTGACAGCGAAGCCCAAACGAAAGGGTCACGGGGCCTCGGCCCTGCGGCAAGGTGGGCTGGAGGGAGGGTAGCCGCCACAGAGCATGGCATGAGGTTGTCGGGTGTTTCGCAAGCTGTAGGACAGGGTACTTCCTCACTGCAGTCTGGATGAATGAGTCGCAGTTAGTTGTGATATTCGGGCACCGGGTTCATCGCAAATTGCGAAAAACCGGGAGCGGGTGTCGCAGTTGCTGTCATTACTGTGTTGAGCAATGTGTGAGACTTGCATTTGTGCGTTAAAAATGCACGCGTCACAACATTTACGCATACATTGATTTTCTGTGAATTTATCATTGACGAGTGCTGCCGTGATGGGCATCGCCGTATTGTAGTACAGCTTTCGACATCACGCAATGGGAAAGTCAAGTCAGTACAAGTCATAGTTTGCCATGCCTGCAGTGGGCTGATTCTTGCAGACAAGTCAGACTTTGCTTCTTCCTCTGTCACTCTCCTTGCAGTCTGTTGGCACATTCATTGTGTTCTGTTATGGCTTCACAAGGTCACTTTCTGATTATGAAATACAGGGGCTGTTGAAACAGCCATATTTTTCACTAAAATCCATTTTGGCCACGCGTGGAGGCGGAAAACCTCTGAAAATGTATTCTCAAAGAGGATCCTTTTAAAAGCGTTTGTCACCATTGCCACGATCTGATCGCTGAAAACGCTCATTTTCTCAAACGGACGACGTGGACAATTTTCAACCCCGAAAGAAATGCCGAAAGGCAAAGCTACAATTGATCATTCTTGCGTTTGCGTATCGCTGCCATTGAGCAGCATCCTCCTACCTCCAAAACCATTATTGTTTCTGGAGGAAAATACAAAAGCGCGTTCGTTGAGCCATTAACACTGCAGTGTCAAAGAGAGCAAGCCTTTTTCAACGCTTGTGCGCATACATAACTGGCATGAGgtcgttgtttttttaattctcttggCACTCAAACTTTGTCCACTCTGTCAATGTTCCACGTTTCATGGCCTGCGCACAACACAGGAGAAGGGAGGTTAATCTTTGTTGTGAGCCACGGCCCTGACTTTCTTTCCAGTGTCAACTGCAGACAGGCTTCCGTGGAAGATGATCAACAGCATTTTGAAGTGTTTGATCCGCGATGCTGCTCAGTGCTGGCAAAAATGTCCAAGACGATATGAAAATGGAACTGGAGCTTTATATAATGTTCACTGAAAACAATAGTGCTATAGTTGAACACGTGTGATGTGTTCCAACCTATGCTAGTTCACGTTGATCACGTGGATCTTTCTTCAAACGGCCCCAGTTTCCTTGTCAGATGAGCAGTTTTTCCAACAACACTGTACAGATATCCTTCTACTTTTATGTTACTCTACTCTTCAGACTAAGAGCGAGAAGAGTTAGTCGATCCCACAGGGTGGTGACTCCACTGTTGTCATTGCGCTGTCCTTACTCCACTGTGTTCTCACAAATCACTGGCGTTCTTTAACGAATTCATCTCTCGTTTTGACCGACAGGCCGATGGTGGCGGGGCATTCCCTGACGCTTGAGGAGTTAGGAGGGGGAGGAGAGAGCCAGAGAAGGAAGAAGAGGCTGTCCGCTCGAGGGTTTGAGCAACTCGGCAGCGCACAGGTCGGGATCCCATTGGCCACCGTGCCTTTGTCCTCCATGTAACTCCAAATTAAAGAGGGCAGAATTGCTTCTTTGCCTTTGAAATTTTACTTTGTGGAGTCCACTTCTAATTACATACAACACACAGGTCTAAACCTGTGCACTTCATGCTAAATTTTACTGTAGACTTCGGCTTTTCATGTTCCTTTTCACCTTTTGTAGTCTCGAATGCTTCGAGGTGGCATTAACTAGGTCTCACCGTCCCTTTCTGCTGAAGCAGATAAAAGCTCAAGGTTGCAGAAAAGGTGGTCCTCAAAGTGTTCTGGGCTCCAAGTTGGCTGCCGACGTGGCACAGCTCAAACAGAAGAGCCAGAGTAAAAAGATTCTCGCGGGGATGCACTACCGGGACAAGGACGTTTCACCGTGCAACTCAAAGCACGGACACAGAAGTCAGGGGAACAGGCGAGAATCCGGGGGACACAGCGACACAGGTACTTCCTTTCCCCTTATTTCATCCTTAAAACAAGCCGAAGTTCAGGAATCCTGGATCTCAGAAGGGTTGCCCAACTCTCTCAGCAGGAAGCGTTGACAGCGGCACTCAGGAGTACTGGGCTGGGGATCTGCACCGTGGATCTAAAAAAGCAACGCATGATTCCGGTGGTCACAAAAAGACCGGAGCCAGGGGTAACCGTGGACAGAGACTGGAGTCGTTGGGAGAAAGTTCCAATCCTGAGAGTGACTCCTCAGAACAAGGTCAAATGAGATTTGCCTTTGTTCAACACTAAAACTTCCACTGAGATTCGGGTCCTTGCAGGCCAAGTCTTGTTTTGCCGACGCACCACCCACATctcattattttgacatttaattATTCAAATCGCACAGGTGTGAAATGAACTCCACTAATATAATGCAAAACATCACAACACGTACAGCTAACAGCCTCGTTTTGATCAAGAGCGAAAAGCACGTGGCAGCTAACCAGATGGGCTTCGGGGCAAACGAACCCGAAGGTACCGCAGCCAACCTTACCTGGAGCAGATGAATGCTAATGCCGTGCACACACGCGAGACAGCAGTGCCACTTTCGTGAGCCTGAAAATCCAGGAAACACTTTGAAGGTAACCAGACGTGGGTGAAAAGGTGAGGAACACCTTGTGTTGAAGACAAGGTGCGTGTAGATATTTTGACACCTGAGCGATCAGCCTTGTTGGTTGATCTTGCGCTACATGCGCAGCTGTGGACACTTGCCTGTGAGAGGCTTTGACAGCCCCGGAGTCGAAGAGACTGGCTGGCTCAAGGGGAGCAAATgcgacaaacacacactcacacacataaaCTCGCTCCCCCTCGGCGTCGTATTCCAGCTCTGTTGTATGTGGTTTCACACCAGGAAATACCATCAAGGCAAAACACTTAATACATCATCTCAATGAACAAACAGGTCAACATTGACTTCAATGCTAATGAAGTGTTTGTGAAATAATGGCGAAACCTTCAAGATAATCACGGTTAGCAATGCTTTTGATAAGACTGGTAACTTTGCAACTCAAGAATGTGTGCTCAGTATTTCCTCCTTTTCTAATCagcagaggaagaggaggagggaagTATTGATAGTGATGAAGTTCAAGATCCAAGACCCCAACCAGCAAGAGATGTGAcatccagctctcctgtgacagGGCCGAGTCCTTCGTCCATTGTAAAACTGGAGGCCAATCAGAAAGCCAGGAACAAAAAACAGAGACAGGAGCTTTACGGTGAGGCTGGCGGCTGATTTATACGAAATCTTCACGAGAAGCATCTGTTTTGTGTTTCTCTTCGTGGCTTGTTAACAACGTCTGTTTCTGTAATTGAACCGCGCAGGCTCCCTTACACTTTGCGGCATAGACGGGGAGGTCAAAGTGCGAAAGAAGAATCCCTGCAGGTTGAGCCTGGCCAGTCCGGTCAAAATTCGCCATCAGGACCACACCACAGAGGGGGTTAGGAAACCATGTGCACCCAGGTCCAAAGAGCCTCGGTGGGGGAGCCACGGCAACAGAGGCAGCCGTTTCCGTCGTAGCATGGGGCTGCCTCCCTTTCCGACAACGAGCGAGAGGTTAAAGAGGGCTACACGTAAAAGCACCATGTTGAGAGGAACAGTTAATAAGGTAAGCAGCAAAAACATCCCGAAACGGACAAACTGCTTCCCATTGCCAAAAGTGCATCAGTAAAAACCAATGTCAACAATTTGGAGCACGGTCCTGAATGTTTCACTCTCGTGTTGTCCATTAGCGGAGAAATTGCTGGGCCGCAGTCTCAAAGAGCGAGGACGGCGGCAGATGCAGAACAGTCGAGGAGCAACAGGTACCAGCGAAAAATTTAAACAGGCAAAAGCCCGAGTCACTCTTTTAACGTTAAATAAATGCCgacattttccaatttttctTGCAATGATCCACAGGCGAAAGGTCGAGCAGTTAGTCGGCTCCTAGAAAGCTTTGCGGCTGACGAGGGCTTTCAGATGGACGGCGGCAGCTTCTCGGAAGAGGAGGCGGACGACAACGGTGATTCGTGTTCCAAAACCCCTGAAGGTCAACACTTTCGCATATGCACATCTCGCAAATGTTTCAGGGATGCTAAAATATTTACTGGGGTGcttgtgttttttcatttgcagtTCCTAATTGTGTCTTGACGAAAGAACTGTTAACGGACGGACTGAAGATTCTGGTCTCAAAGGAAGATGAGCTTCTGTACGCGGCCAGGATCCACACCATGGATTTGCCAGATATGTAAGCAGTTACACAAccagttttttattattatcattatcaaaCCGGGATTTATTGAATACAGATTGGCGGATTACCATGTTTACTGTAGGTTACAAATACAGGCTTTtaggcgtgtgtgtgttgtttggcAAGGATATCAAAACTGATATACTGCACACGGCAATCAGGCAGCAAAGACAATTGCAACGATAACATGGAAATGTCAAGTTGAACGAttaaaaaataacacatttttgttctgtctttccAGATTTAGTGTTACAATTGATGGGGAAAGAGGAAACCGTGCAAAGATCTATTCTTTGGAGCAAATTCTTCGGGAAGCCGTAAGTTGAGCTACATCAGTGTTATTTGACCCcgagcgttaaaaaaaaaaaaattctccttaACCTAATTATTATGAAGGCCAATTCGCTTTACGGGACTAAATCTCAGTGTAACTAGAACCCTGAACTGATTATGAATGGATATCTACACGGAAGGGTAACTGCCGCTTGCCAAAAAGTGAACTTGAAGACGAGTTTGGAGCGACAGGCCCCCCTCTTGGCCACGGTTTTCTTCCAGTAGCTGAGATAACTTTTTGACTAAAAGATCCTCGGCTGGATCTTCAGAGACATGATCCACCATTTTCACCGAGCACACAGGCTAACACCCACATCCACCCTTTATCTTTCAAAAGAGTCTCTCGTCATGGCAACAGTAATTGAAAGTAACCTAAAAGAGCCCCCAAGTGAGAGGCGGATGTTCGGGCTGCCTGCATTGTTGGAACGAGGTTCTGGCAACCAGCAATCACAAGTTCTCTATTCAGGGTTTCTTTTGGTATTACACGGCAAGTCAGGGTTCACTACATCAAGGCTTCCGTTCCTTTCAGTCCTCATTGGCACGCGGTCACGACAGGTAGTGATGGATGCTTAGACTTGTGCCACAGTGGATGTCCAGGAACTTGGTTGGACTTCAGTATGTGTTAGCTAGTGATTCTGCACCGCTCGTGATAAATCCTAATGACATTTTGGTCTGCATTTCAGGTCCTCGATGTACGGCCAGATTCAGAGGCTCTGTTGAGTGATGGAACCAGGGTGTGCGCTTACTGGAGTGAACGCTCACGCTGCTTGTACCCAGGTTATGTTCGCAGAGGTGAGACCCCTTCCTGTATATCTGTGGATCCAGATTCTCCACTCGCTGATGAATtgcatatttgtttatttcaggGATTTCAACCGATGAGGCGAAGCCAGGAGTGATGGTGGAGTTTGATGACGGAGATCGAGGGAAGATTTCTGTCCCAAACATCCGCCTTCTGCCTCCGGGATATCAAATTCACTGTGGGTGTCTCCCTTCTATGCACCTTTTCAGATTGTTTATCTTTTAATAGATTTCAATCATTTATCATTTACATATCATTTCTAAGGTGAGGAGACATCTCCTGCTGTGTTCGTACCCAGTGGGAGTCAGGTCAAGAAAAGCCCCAGTTTCAAACATGCATCGGGTGACAGACACAACACTGTCAATATGGTCAAAAACAACCAAATGCTAACCCTCCAAAAAAGAAGACCAGGTAAGAATTTGCCATTCTTCAAACTGTATCAACAACAATATGTTCATCTTAATATTTGAGGACATTTGGATAATTATGTAAAATTATACAGCAAACATCAAATCTAATCTCTGTCTACAATAGATAGCAATGcttcaatctatttttttttttttttttttttttaccctaggGAGACCAAAGGGATCtgggaaaaagcaaaaacaacaacagctagCCGAAAATGCCAATAAAAAGTCTCCTCTTTTTGTGGCTTGGCCTTCATTGACCGGAACCAGGAAGAGGACTTCCCACAATCTATTTCAGCTCAATGGGACACCAAGAAAAGCCTTGAGATTGAGGGAGGATGACTCATTTGGCTTGAATCAGATCCAGCCCTCCGTCTCAACCCAATCCAAAGGGCTTTTCAGCAGTAGCTCCTTTGAGGTGGACTCGTTCAGTAGCATTGCAAATGGCTACTCCCCCTTCTGTACCAAGTCTACAGGATCACGTCCAGATTCATCCGTTGGTCCTAGAAGTGGTCTTTATGGACAGAGACAAAGACAAGATGACTTGGTAGTACCGAGGGGAAAGAAGTCAGGACAAGAATTTCCAATCAAGTTAGACCATGAAGGAGTAACCTCCCCAAAGACCAAGAACAGCAAGGCTTTATTGCTACAAGGTGGCTCTTCCGGGGTTAGCGGAATGCCCAAGACGGAGGTTTACTCACATCCGGTCCTTCTGGTTAAAGACAACAAAAAGGGGGATAACTCTAGAGTTGAACTTCTCAAAGGAACCACGCCTCAAAGAAAGCCTTCCACTTCATTGCATCTAGGAGAATATggagacttgggcttcagttcGCACCGAGAATGTCATAGCTCCTACTCTGACCtggatgatgaagaggaagaagagcagGACAGGAAAAGGAGTGCACTTGCATTAGTTTCGGGAGGTTTAAGGACTGCGGGGCATTTCCTCTCTCATATGTCAgtttcatcctcttcttctggTACATCCAGTTCCTCTTCATCAGGTTCAATATCAAGCTCCAGTCTTTGTTCCTCCGACAACGACTCCTCCTACAGCTCAGACGATGAGGAAAGTTCTACACTAATGCTTCAGAACTGCCTGTCCTCTCACCGGGGAGTCCTACAATCCAGCGAACCCTCCACTTCCTCACGGCAACATTCATTTGTGGCTAAAGCGTTGGCTGTTTCCAATACCAAAAGATCACCCGATGAACACGTCTCCAACAGTAAATCTCTTAAGAGGAAAGAGTGCAACAGTTCAATCTCTAAGTCATCTCGAGACTTTGTGAAGAAACCGAGAATGCAACCAGATGACATTTCATATATTTCGAGGCCCAAGGTGTCCGCATTCCTTGCAGGACGCCAGATGTGGAGGTGGTGTGGCAGCCCGACACAGGTGAGAATTTCATGATTTCCATTTCAATCGGTTGTCAACTTGAGGGGATGTGAACGGTAGAATATCGTTGTCATGGAAGATGTTTGAAATGTGTGGAATTCCACAGCGGCGAGGCGTAAAAGGCAAGGCCAAGAAGCTTTTCTACAAGGCCATCGTGAGAGGAAAGGAGGCAGTAAAAGTAGGAGACTGTGCCGTTTTCCTCTCAGCCGGACGGCCTAATCTACCATACATTGGCAAAATCGAGAATTTCTGGGAGTCTTGGACCTCGAGCATGGTAGTCAAAGTCAAGTGGTTCTACCACCCCGAAGAGACCAA contains these protein-coding regions:
- the LOC133514359 gene encoding BAH and coiled-coil domain-containing protein 1 isoform X5, translating into MGNSSASFMGTFLASSLGSPPSHPSHHSRPPSSPSSPSFRGGPHSGASQIWFSHSHEAAAGYPRFSGSLAHTFLPMSHLDHHANSGVLYGQHRFYDTQKENFYIRGLPSQPPLISTNHSLAPMSRAGSGLSQGPCSRERDPGGGTSLLKSLKEGTMERGVGPGKDKDRSTSKQEVKERQQQQQQQQQQQQQQQQHHSHQVALPTLHHHHHSHSHQQHPHYPQHPLPLEEVNSRALERHKASLPMEYTKEPQIMGKPLSACLHNGKIQNGETGNVAGSKTSMPSCGGEGAPLGTIGGGGNGHGRHMGSSGNSRCTKEGISGEMRISEQPSDCLERGQAPLHHSLSYSVPPPLQLGSTGTAHPHPHPHTHPHTHAHPGGFHCLQLHPSHPHHPHPSHHAHHHPEFFCPAPPAPLGNAASHDRGQANAGREPKVTGPTFVPSVADTGEKHGGPFQFCNPDCQIVGSGSGNTKDKNVDKNGGGGHHSNWHRKQQQDQQQHSYRKTEKATDWMQSHHHHLQVAQLPPPIQQQQQQQQPPQTQKQHQAVRSRSVECVNNAVDMDMFRSSLTQVPKTGHSVPHSVNTSPYRDCSHPGPPPNSSPLGNKNMSQHSGPGGSCSLQRDGQKVARIRHQQHGRSGPDAPPSGDLNHGTVQEIKRKMDMSAYSYGSNSGQQHHQQPPVPQWAMRPTHHMPHSEEEQRKSYMELGTSTMQQSQQQQQRMNQSAQPTSAPPVSQQQQQPQQQPEPQGSTRAESSAMKSLLKYSNQQQPQLLSQKTPFGGLGSLKSGPAGGSCTLQINKQSLPSRKGLVNDGERPDYGGRHRDIGEAGHGEGEVRQPPVGIAVAVARQREPSCRSADGHSASRHGRVHPTVKGPPHTMYPPDPTTEQERKMMSGEQISLTCLDRDRDAYIRDNKERVEFSRIHPSNSCHGDLTSHLVVPGGTSLQSGQLADPAGHSAHHHWMPRTGSPSLWMTGHSYAGIGHTALHQNLPPGFSASMAGTLQPVLPLSQDPSAQLVVLPTDAPAHPAPHHLDVMEQPGLWPPVYTARGPASHMQHPTVYSRSQFLRQQELYALQQHQQLQHQHQSHQSPQTHAQPHQPQQQQQQQQQQQQQQQQHKPVHGMDMQQQVPHNAQMQKRADEASVDLEELTPKPRTSKPSKPYSYNPPQKNTAPPGACTALLSPCCQSPSMCPHPKSTPSTPCPAPSPAVTAPRSPAISPASSQMPKGASPQDKQGDGQAPQDYPESVEPDLPPGYTYSAVTIGYRSGPSPQDIQLAEPADLEAIQSEPSEHAPQSLSSIGEGLDCQVMVRPRPEPIAPKEVEHRDERSIIKGVLDHREEVEAAVATVANYVSTENEVEEQGAAEEDVLVCPPADSPVCEAASCPVPLCAEEPERSETVITLEDDDDDDDEPMDEESQLEHVMSEEQKPAPGTIAELNPTSPAALEEQSGSTEEVKDSKQEQAADNASMDMVCLSPAGASVPSPRQASAAESQKPLVPCYWSLELLIAAAFCTDIPPFPMLPSNTPSVGPSRPKPCQGMELLSEVADLELQQKRHSNGESKEEEALMFDLHSLATLATARSLETSSQGGDSARLGRQYSARKTVNLRRKCSWTPRNEPVCQAKGSMETMDGPELEMRVKLAELQRHYKEKQRELAKLQRKHDHQKEETPRSPARRGPGRPRKKKPILPTSSASSEGQRKVKPMVAGHSLTLEELGGGGESQRRKKRLSARGFEQLGSAQIKAQGCRKGGPQSVLGSKLAADVAQLKQKSQSKKILAGMHYRDKDVSPCNSKHGHRSQGNRRESGGHSDTAGSVDSGTQEYWAGDLHRGSKKATHDSGGHKKTGARGNRGQRLESLGESSNPESDSSEQAEEEEEGSIDSDEVQDPRPQPARDVTSSSPVTGPSPSSIVKLEANQKARNKKQRQELYGSLTLCGIDGEVKVRKKNPCRLSLASPVKIRHQDHTTEGVRKPCAPRSKEPRWGSHGNRGSRFRRSMGLPPFPTTSERLKRATRKSTMLRGTVNKRRNCWAAVSKSEDGGRCRTVEEQQAKGRAVSRLLESFAADEGFQMDGGSFSEEEADDNGDSCSKTPEVPNCVLTKELLTDGLKILVSKEDELLYAARIHTMDLPDIFSVTIDGERGNRAKIYSLEQILREAVLDVRPDSEALLSDGTRVCAYWSERSRCLYPGYVRRGISTDEAKPGVMVEFDDGDRGKISVPNIRLLPPGYQIHCEETSPAVFVPSGSQVKKSPSFKHASGDRHNTVNMVKNNQMLTLQKRRPGRPKGSGKKQKQQQLAENANKKSPLFVAWPSLTGTRKRTSHNLFQLNGTPRKALRLREDDSFGLNQIQPSVSTQSKGLFSSSSFEVDSFSSIANGYSPFCTKSTGSRPDSSVGPRSGLYGQRQRQDDLVVPRGKKSGQEFPIKLDHEGVTSPKTKNSKALLLQGGSSGVSGMPKTEVYSHPVLLVKDNKKGDNSRVELLKGTTPQRKPSTSLHLGEYGDLGFSSHRECHSSYSDLDDEEEEEQDRKRSALALVSGGLRTAGHFLSHMSVSSSSSGTSSSSSSGSISSSSLCSSDNDSSYSSDDEESSTLMLQNCLSSHRGVLQSSEPSTSSRQHSFVAKALAVSNTKRSPDEHVSNSKSLKRKECNSSISKSSRDFVKKPRMQPDDISYISRPKVSAFLAGRQMWRWCGSPTQRRGVKGKAKKLFYKAIVRGKEAVKVGDCAVFLSAGRPNLPYIGKIENFWESWTSSMVVKVKWFYHPEETKQGKRQRDGKHALYQSCHEDENDVQTISHKCQVVSREEYESLTRNQKLNSTSPDLYYLAGTYDPTTGQLVTAEGVSILC